A single window of Senegalia massiliensis DNA harbors:
- a CDS encoding membrane lipoprotein lipid attachment site-containing protein: MKRILSAILIIFLLSGCNNSNNKDATNQNNIPKDSQEVNDKEELNSSINKQEILDFGEKFVPNDFLIKDFIINIEDNKLVYNLKIIMSEELYKFLSENKVEYYFSLEYPERIREVVEKTSTDLIKHVPTNNQLSYNIIFKEELPKKELPDSITDKQKYNLLVINKEGSVVSILDGIEALSNMTKDSKAIKVN; this comes from the coding sequence ATGAAAAGAATTTTAAGTGCTATTTTAATAATATTTTTATTAAGTGGATGTAATAATTCCAATAATAAGGATGCTACTAATCAAAATAATATCCCTAAAGATTCTCAAGAAGTAAATGATAAAGAAGAATTAAACTCTTCCATAAATAAACAAGAAATTTTAGATTTTGGTGAAAAATTTGTACCAAATGATTTTTTGATAAAAGATTTTATTATTAACATAGAAGATAATAAATTGGTTTATAATTTAAAAATCATCATGAGTGAAGAATTATATAAATTTTTATCAGAAAATAAGGTGGAATATTATTTTTCACTTGAATATCCTGAAAGGATTAGAGAGGTTGTGGAAAAAACTTCAACTGATTTAATAAAACATGTTCCAACAAATAATCAGTTAAGTTATAATATAATTTTCAAAGAAGAATTACCCAAAAAAGAATTACCTGATTCAATTACAGATAAACAAAAATACAATCTTTTAGTAATCAATAAAGAAGGATCAGTAGTAAGTATCCTTGATGGTATAGAGGCATTATCAAATATGACTAAAGACTCGAAGGCGATAAAAGTAAATTAA
- the hemA gene encoding glutamyl-tRNA reductase, producing MNISVVGINHNTATTDIREKVAFTDSMKIETTTYLLDSGVKECIILSTCNRSEIYIYSEDGNVDRDIEVVKNIYRKKSDIKQIDKYFFVKKEIESIYHLYEVASGLKSIVLGEDQILGQVKEAHRLAMEIGGSGKRLNKLFRESVTTAKKVKKELKISEIPLSISYIGVKFLKEKIDLKGKKALIIGLGKMGNLALKYLEEENLDEIFMSNRSHDKLYKIKELYENVTPIEYDDRYNIIKDIDILITATACPHHIIRKKDMKKLEKNLYILDLALPRDVEEDVEELENVNLYNIDNLKEISEKNEVKRKELSKKAKSLINEDIISFKNWIDTLKVDPIVKSMSDKCEEIEKNTLEYIFRKIDLSSRDKKIMEKIIHSSFKRIIRNPAIKLKQINDKEKLDNYIEMMSDIYEL from the coding sequence ATGAATATTTCAGTAGTAGGAATAAATCACAATACAGCAACAACAGATATTAGAGAAAAAGTAGCTTTTACAGATAGTATGAAAATAGAAACTACAACATATCTTTTAGATAGTGGAGTAAAAGAGTGTATTATACTTTCTACCTGCAATAGAAGTGAAATATATATATATAGTGAAGATGGAAATGTAGATAGGGATATAGAAGTAGTTAAAAATATTTATAGAAAAAAGTCAGATATAAAGCAAATTGATAAATATTTTTTCGTAAAAAAAGAGATAGAATCAATTTATCATTTATATGAAGTAGCATCTGGTTTAAAATCTATAGTACTTGGTGAAGATCAAATTTTAGGACAAGTAAAAGAAGCACATAGGTTAGCTATGGAAATAGGCGGAAGTGGCAAAAGATTAAATAAATTATTTAGAGAATCAGTTACTACAGCTAAAAAAGTAAAAAAAGAACTTAAAATTTCAGAAATACCTCTTTCCATAAGTTATATAGGAGTTAAATTTTTAAAAGAGAAAATTGATTTAAAAGGCAAAAAAGCACTTATTATAGGATTAGGAAAAATGGGAAATCTAGCTCTTAAATACTTAGAAGAAGAAAATTTAGATGAAATTTTCATGTCAAATAGAAGTCATGATAAATTATATAAAATAAAAGAATTATATGAAAATGTAACTCCAATTGAGTATGATGATAGATATAATATTATAAAAGATATAGATATACTCATAACAGCAACAGCCTGTCCTCATCATATAATAAGGAAGAAAGATATGAAGAAATTAGAAAAGAATTTATATATTTTAGATCTTGCACTACCACGTGATGTAGAAGAGGATGTAGAAGAGCTAGAAAATGTAAATCTTTATAATATAGATAATTTAAAGGAAATCTCAGAAAAAAATGAAGTTAAAAGAAAAGAATTATCCAAAAAAGCTAAAAGTTTAATAAATGAAGATATAATTAGTTTTAAAAATTGGATAGATACTTTAAAAGTAGATCCTATAGTTAAAAGTATGAGTGATAAATGTGAGGAAATAGAGAAAAACACCTTAGAATATATATTTAGAAAAATAGATTTAAGTTCAAGAGATAAAAAAATAATGGAAAAGATAATACATTCTTCATTTAAAAGAATAATTAGAAATCCAGCAATTAAATTAAAGCAAATAAATGATAAAGAAAAACTAGATAATTATATAGAAATGATGTCAGATATTTATGAGTTATAA
- the cobI gene encoding precorrin-2 C(20)-methyltransferase encodes MIGKFYGIGVGPGDPELITIKAVKILEKIDIVICPKSKKESKSVALSIAEGYLNKKAEILKLEFPMTYDEEKLNITWERNSKIILDLLGKGKNIAFLTIGDPMVYSTYMYLLPFLKKKDINIETIPGITSFCASANKVNIPLASQEETLSIIPLRKNISEFEKVVDDYDNLVVMKPSTEHKRLAEILEDRNLEDKFVLVSKCGTNEENISYDIDDLKNKKVPYLSTLIIKKGGI; translated from the coding sequence ATGATAGGAAAATTTTATGGCATTGGAGTAGGTCCAGGGGACCCGGAGCTAATTACTATAAAAGCAGTAAAAATATTAGAAAAAATAGACATTGTAATATGTCCTAAAAGTAAAAAAGAAAGTAAAAGTGTAGCACTCTCCATTGCTGAAGGTTATTTAAACAAAAAAGCAGAAATATTAAAATTAGAATTTCCAATGACTTATGATGAAGAAAAGCTAAATATTACTTGGGAGAGAAACTCTAAAATAATATTAGATTTACTTGGAAAAGGAAAAAATATAGCATTTTTAACTATAGGAGATCCAATGGTATATAGTACATATATGTATTTATTACCTTTCTTAAAAAAGAAAGATATAAATATTGAAACTATACCAGGAATAACGTCCTTTTGTGCATCAGCAAATAAAGTAAATATTCCTCTTGCTTCTCAGGAAGAAACACTTTCTATAATACCTCTTAGGAAAAATATAAGTGAATTTGAAAAGGTAGTAGATGATTATGATAATTTAGTAGTTATGAAGCCCTCTACTGAACATAAAAGATTAGCTGAAATTTTAGAAGACAGAAATTTAGAAGATAAATTTGTACTTGTATCTAAATGTGGCACAAATGAAGAAAATATAAGCTATGATATTGATGATTTAAAAAATAAAAAAGTGCCATATTTATCAACACTTATAATAAAAAAAGGAGGTATTTAA
- a CDS encoding cobalt-precorrin-6A reductase, with translation MILVLSGTEDGRLIIEKLLDKNHSVIATTATNYGARLFKTHPNLKVISKRLDKEDMVELTKKYNIKTIVDATHPYAAEVSKNSIKASEESDIKYFRFERKEISYENIDRFSSYEQVINYLENKKENVLLTTGSNNLDKFKNVSFKENLYIRVLPTANVVKKCTDLGFLPKRILALQGPFSTDFNKAMYEFYNIKYIVTKDSGDIGGTNEKINAALDMNIKVLLIDRPQIVYPNKYDNIRELIEDIK, from the coding sequence ATGATATTAGTTTTATCTGGTACAGAGGATGGAAGGCTTATTATAGAAAAACTACTAGATAAAAATCATTCTGTAATTGCAACAACAGCTACAAATTATGGAGCAAGACTTTTTAAGACTCATCCTAATTTAAAAGTCATATCAAAAAGATTGGATAAAGAAGATATGGTAGAGTTAACTAAGAAGTATAATATAAAAACTATAGTAGATGCAACACATCCATATGCAGCAGAAGTTTCTAAAAATTCCATAAAAGCATCAGAAGAATCAGATATTAAATATTTTAGATTTGAAAGAAAAGAAATATCATATGAAAATATAGATAGGTTTTCATCATATGAACAAGTGATAAATTACTTAGAAAATAAAAAAGAAAATGTACTATTAACAACAGGAAGTAATAATTTAGATAAATTTAAAAATGTAAGTTTTAAAGAAAATTTATATATAAGAGTATTACCTACAGCAAATGTAGTTAAAAAATGTACTGATTTAGGATTTTTACCTAAGAGGATATTAGCACTTCAAGGTCCATTTAGTACTGATTTTAATAAAGCTATGTATGAGTTTTATAATATAAAGTATATAGTTACAAAAGATAGTGGAGATATAGGTGGTACAAATGAAAAAATAAATGCAGCACTTGATATGAATATAAAGGTGCTTTTAATAGATAGGCCACAGATAGTTTATCCGAATAAATATGATAATATTAGGGAATTGATTGAGGATATAAAATGA
- a CDS encoding sirohydrochlorin chelatase gives MKKGLLIIGHGSRSNEAKKGFSDMIDIVKEKTDKYIIKGAYMEISKPFISEVVEEMVNEDIKDITVVPYFLYEGIHIKEDIPHIIEELDNKYEGVNFKISKPLGVEPVLGDILLERAESVN, from the coding sequence ATGAAAAAAGGATTGTTAATTATAGGACATGGAAGTAGATCAAATGAAGCAAAAAAAGGATTTTCTGATATGATAGATATTGTAAAAGAAAAAACAGATAAGTATATTATAAAAGGTGCTTATATGGAGATAAGTAAACCTTTCATATCAGAAGTAGTAGAAGAAATGGTTAATGAAGATATAAAAGATATAACAGTAGTACCTTATTTTTTATATGAAGGAATTCATATAAAAGAAGATATACCTCATATAATAGAAGAGCTAGATAATAAATATGAAGGAGTTAATTTTAAAATATCTAAACCATTAGGAGTTGAGCCAGTTTTAGGTGATATATTACTTGAACGTGCAGAAAGTGTTAATTAG
- the cbiD gene encoding cobalt-precorrin-5B (C(1))-methyltransferase CbiD, translating to MDRYVVKGGKKLRYGYTTGSSATAAAKAATKMLFTGCEVENVKIKTPKGWDLILDVEDIIMKKDKVKCAIVKDSGDDPDSTNGIKIYAEAELIEGEQVILTGGIGVGKVTREGLAVDIGEYAINPVPRKTIIEAVREELPEGLGVKVTISIPEGVDIAKKTFNPKLGIVGGISVLGTSGIVEPMSEEAFKDSIALELSVLKNKGIKKVIFSPGNYGRDFASELNLKNYSLIKTSNFIGFMLDKAVEYDIEEILFVGHIGKMIKVSGGIFHTHSKVADARMEILASNYAALGGLQDDIKNILNSITTDKAIEYIDENKRDDLFKILVQKITEKCRDRVYDSIKVGTVIFSKKYGLLGMCPIGKEMLEEYKNE from the coding sequence ATGGATAGATATGTAGTTAAAGGTGGTAAAAAATTAAGATATGGATATACCACAGGGTCATCTGCTACAGCAGCAGCTAAGGCAGCAACTAAAATGCTATTTACAGGATGCGAAGTAGAGAATGTAAAGATAAAAACTCCTAAAGGCTGGGATCTAATTTTAGATGTAGAAGATATTATTATGAAAAAAGACAAAGTCAAATGTGCTATTGTAAAGGATAGTGGAGATGATCCTGATTCTACAAATGGAATAAAGATTTATGCAGAAGCTGAATTAATAGAAGGTGAACAAGTAATTTTAACAGGTGGAATAGGAGTAGGGAAGGTAACAAGAGAGGGACTTGCTGTAGACATAGGTGAATATGCAATAAATCCCGTTCCTAGAAAAACTATAATTGAAGCGGTAAGAGAAGAATTACCTGAAGGGCTTGGAGTAAAGGTTACTATATCTATACCAGAAGGTGTAGATATAGCCAAAAAAACTTTTAATCCAAAGCTCGGTATAGTAGGAGGTATATCAGTACTTGGAACTAGTGGAATAGTTGAGCCTATGAGTGAGGAAGCATTTAAGGATTCCATAGCACTTGAGCTATCAGTACTTAAAAATAAAGGCATAAAAAAAGTAATATTTTCACCAGGAAATTATGGTAGAGATTTTGCAAGCGAATTAAATTTAAAAAATTACTCTCTCATAAAGACAAGTAATTTCATAGGGTTTATGCTAGATAAAGCTGTAGAATATGATATAGAAGAAATACTTTTTGTAGGTCATATTGGCAAAATGATAAAAGTATCAGGTGGAATATTCCATACACATAGTAAAGTAGCAGATGCAAGAATGGAGATATTAGCTAGTAACTATGCAGCTTTAGGTGGATTACAAGATGATATAAAAAATATATTAAATAGTATTACAACAGATAAGGCTATAGAATATATTGATGAAAATAAAAGAGATGATTTGTTTAAAATATTAGTACAAAAAATAACTGAGAAATGTAGAGATAGAGTATATGACAGTATAAAAGTTGGAACAGTAATATTTTCTAAAAAGTATGGATTATTGGGAATGTGTCCTATAGGAAAAGAGATGTTGGAGGAATATAAAAATGAATAA
- the cbiE gene encoding precorrin-6y C5,15-methyltransferase (decarboxylating) subunit CbiE: protein MNKLYIIGLGPGHKDYILPIAKEKIAESNIIIGAKRNLENIDTSKKEIFDISQGLSKMIDYIKENLNKSIAVVVSGDTGFFSLKSYIKKNLKNVEMEIIPGISSVQYMFSRINESWEDAHFLSLHGRESDVLEIVETNKKVAILTDKIWTPQKIAKELLDNGIEGRTIYVGENLSYPNEKIHSGSPEDIIKIKNSDLNVVVILQDE, encoded by the coding sequence ATGAATAAATTATATATAATAGGACTTGGGCCAGGGCATAAAGATTATATATTACCTATTGCTAAAGAGAAAATAGCCGAATCAAACATAATAATAGGTGCTAAAAGAAATTTAGAAAATATTGATACCTCTAAAAAAGAGATTTTTGATATATCACAAGGACTTTCTAAAATGATAGATTATATAAAAGAAAATCTAAATAAAAGTATAGCAGTTGTAGTTTCAGGAGACACAGGATTTTTTAGTTTAAAGTCATATATCAAGAAAAATTTAAAAAACGTAGAAATGGAAATAATCCCAGGAATTAGTTCAGTTCAATATATGTTTTCTAGGATAAATGAATCTTGGGAAGATGCACATTTTTTATCATTACATGGTAGAGAAAGTGACGTTTTAGAAATAGTAGAAACAAATAAAAAGGTAGCAATACTTACAGATAAAATCTGGACTCCTCAAAAAATAGCAAAGGAACTTTTAGATAATGGGATAGAAGGACGAACTATTTATGTAGGAGAGAATTTATCATATCCAAATGAAAAGATTCATAGTGGAAGTCCTGAAGATATAATAAAAATAAAAAATAGTGATTTAAATGTGGTGGTGATATTACAAGATGAGTAG
- the cobM gene encoding precorrin-4 C(11)-methyltransferase has protein sequence MNTVYFIGAGPGDPDLITVKGKNIVEKADIIIYAGSLVNKDILNCRKDESELYNSASMTLEEVIDVMENGIKQGKSVARVHTGDPSIYGAIREQIDRLDELDIKSKVIPGVSSFVASAAALNREFTLPDVSQTVICTRLEGRTPVPESESLEKLASHKASMAIFLSVQMIDNVVDRLLEYYDENTPVAVVQKATWPDQKIVQGTLKDISEKVKEANITKTAQILVGGFLGDKYSLSKLYDKNFSHEYRDAKK, from the coding sequence ATGAATACAGTATATTTTATAGGGGCAGGTCCAGGAGATCCCGATTTAATAACAGTTAAAGGAAAAAACATAGTAGAAAAAGCAGACATTATAATATATGCAGGTTCTCTTGTTAATAAAGATATTTTAAATTGTAGAAAAGATGAAAGTGAATTATATAATAGTGCATCTATGACACTTGAAGAAGTTATTGATGTTATGGAAAATGGAATAAAACAAGGAAAATCTGTAGCAAGAGTTCATACAGGGGACCCTAGTATATATGGAGCAATAAGAGAGCAAATTGATAGATTAGATGAACTAGATATAAAATCAAAAGTTATACCAGGTGTTAGTTCATTTGTAGCATCAGCAGCTGCATTAAATAGGGAGTTTACACTTCCAGATGTTTCTCAAACAGTAATTTGTACAAGACTTGAAGGAAGAACTCCTGTGCCAGAAAGTGAAAGCTTAGAAAAACTTGCAAGTCATAAAGCATCAATGGCTATATTTCTATCAGTACAGATGATTGATAATGTAGTAGATAGGCTTTTAGAATATTATGATGAAAATACTCCTGTTGCAGTGGTACAAAAAGCTACTTGGCCTGATCAAAAGATAGTACAAGGAACATTAAAAGATATATCAGAAAAAGTAAAAGAAGCTAATATAACAAAAACAGCACAAATATTAGTAGGAGGATTTTTAGGAGATAAATATAGTTTATCAAAATTATATGACAAAAATTTTTCCCATGAATATAGGGATGCTAAAAAGTGA
- a CDS encoding DUF4932 domain-containing protein translates to MKKIIIVLILSSFLLISCNSEQQLTSEIKPMAININRNIKVIVDPRVELLTTIQYLANYPRLSLLNSDYKTDIDNYFKNYKNHKAVNQFKKLSKEGFQYEVPIEYILNCSALPNLETSKNIKYSSKQLQVGIKSLNEFRENVKAFYLETNFINFYAEHKNLYERILSNYTKSNEIEGYITSLENYYGKSQKSYNIILSPLIHSGGYGPRLNKENGRYDVYQVTGPIITQKIYEEYDKDIEKLKDINDISRLFELNKGVMLHEFSHSYINPLGEKYSKSIKKYEPNNNVYLEYFPNSYKQWPNIVNEYIVRAITARILLLEGETKEYKETINNDKRSGFKYIEKLIEKLKEYENNRDKYKQIEDFYPELLDELVKQYI, encoded by the coding sequence TTGAAAAAAATAATCATAGTATTAATTTTATCAAGTTTTTTATTAATTTCTTGTAATTCAGAACAACAATTGACAAGTGAAATTAAGCCAATGGCTATAAATATAAACAGAAACATAAAAGTTATAGTTGATCCACGTGTAGAATTATTAACTACTATACAATACTTAGCTAATTATCCACGTCTTAGTTTATTGAATTCTGATTATAAAACAGATATAGATAATTATTTTAAAAACTATAAAAATCATAAGGCAGTAAATCAATTTAAAAAGTTGTCAAAAGAGGGTTTTCAATATGAAGTGCCTATAGAATACATTTTAAATTGTAGTGCCTTACCAAATTTAGAAACTTCTAAAAATATTAAATATTCTTCCAAGCAATTACAAGTAGGTATAAAAAGTTTAAATGAGTTTAGAGAAAATGTAAAAGCTTTTTATCTAGAAACTAATTTTATAAATTTTTATGCTGAGCATAAAAATTTATATGAGCGTATTTTATCAAATTATACTAAAAGTAATGAGATTGAAGGTTATATAACTTCATTAGAAAATTATTATGGGAAATCTCAAAAAAGTTATAATATAATACTTTCACCATTAATTCATTCTGGAGGATATGGACCTAGATTAAATAAGGAAAATGGTAGATATGATGTATATCAAGTGACAGGTCCAATAATAACTCAAAAGATTTATGAAGAATATGATAAAGATATTGAAAAATTAAAAGATATTAATGATATATCAAGATTATTTGAGTTAAATAAGGGAGTAATGTTACATGAATTTAGTCATAGCTATATAAACCCACTTGGAGAGAAGTATTCAAAGTCAATTAAAAAATATGAGCCTAATAACAATGTGTATTTAGAATATTTTCCTAATTCATATAAACAATGGCCCAATATAGTCAATGAATATATTGTTAGAGCAATTACAGCAAGAATATTATTATTAGAAGGTGAAACAAAAGAATATAAAGAAACTATTAATAATGATAAAAGATCAGGATTTAAATATATTGAAAAACTAATAGAAAAACTTAAAGAGTATGAAAACAATAGAGATAAATATAAACAGATAGAAGATTTTTATCCAGAGCTTTTAGATGAATTAGTGAAACAATATATTTAA
- the cbiT gene encoding precorrin-6Y C5,15-methyltransferase (decarboxylating) subunit CbiT, translating into MSRFSIEDDDFIRGKVPMTKSEIRAITIGKLQLEKDSKAIDIGAGTGGISIEIASIVENGKVYAIEKKKEAVDLIAKNKSHFNIDNLEIIQGVAPEALKDIGDIDRVFIGGSSGNMETIINWSYEKLNDNNKIVINTITIENAYKAINYLKQYKFKDIDIVHVNISKGKSIGDLTMMIGTNPIYIISAKR; encoded by the coding sequence ATGAGTAGATTTAGTATAGAAGATGATGATTTTATAAGAGGAAAAGTACCTATGACAAAATCTGAAATTAGAGCTATAACTATAGGTAAATTACAATTAGAAAAGGATTCAAAAGCAATAGATATAGGAGCAGGAACTGGAGGTATATCTATAGAAATAGCGTCTATTGTAGAAAATGGTAAAGTTTATGCAATAGAAAAAAAGAAGGAAGCAGTAGACCTTATAGCTAAAAATAAAAGTCATTTTAATATAGATAATTTAGAAATTATTCAAGGTGTTGCACCAGAGGCTTTAAAAGATATAGGTGATATAGATAGAGTTTTCATTGGTGGTTCATCTGGAAATATGGAGACAATAATAAATTGGTCATATGAAAAATTAAATGATAATAACAAGATTGTAATAAACACTATAACCATAGAAAATGCATATAAAGCAATAAACTATTTAAAACAATATAAATTTAAAGATATAGATATAGTACATGTAAATATAAGCAAAGGTAAAAGTATTGGAGACTTAACTATGATGATAGGTACAAATCCAATATATATAATATCAGCTAAGAGGTGA
- the cbiG gene encoding cobalt-precorrin 5A hydrolase, protein MKLAIITLTKGGLKKALQVKRYLRDTPIYTLDKHDDGRFKSIKGKLSENIEYFFKNYDTILFIMATGIVVRSIAAHIKDKTIDPAILVMDEGGKHIISLLSGHIGGSNSYAIHLSKLIGATPVITTASDVNGVLSVDMISKELNLSIENMEDAKIVTADIVNGKKVGIKSDISIDKNLIKNLITPEDEGFKDIQSLIAITNSIKKYTMPTSVLIPKNIVLGIGCRRGIEKNRILDAIYKSMDKNNLYMESLKEIATVDVKKDEIGLIESSKELNISLNIITREEIKKVEHLFEGSNFVKKTIGVSSVSEPVGYIVSNNGTCIMKKTKMDGITISIWEENNE, encoded by the coding sequence GTGAAACTAGCTATAATTACACTTACAAAAGGTGGACTTAAGAAAGCTTTACAAGTAAAAAGATATTTAAGAGATACGCCTATTTATACCTTAGATAAGCATGATGATGGTAGATTCAAATCAATAAAAGGAAAACTATCAGAGAATATAGAGTATTTCTTTAAAAATTACGATACCATACTTTTTATTATGGCTACAGGAATTGTAGTAAGGTCTATAGCGGCACATATAAAGGACAAAACTATTGATCCTGCTATACTTGTAATGGATGAAGGTGGAAAACATATTATAAGCTTACTTTCAGGGCATATCGGAGGGTCAAATAGTTACGCAATACATCTATCCAAGTTAATAGGAGCAACACCTGTTATAACTACGGCATCTGATGTAAATGGTGTATTATCTGTAGATATGATATCAAAAGAGTTGAATCTGTCTATAGAAAATATGGAAGATGCAAAAATAGTCACAGCAGATATAGTAAATGGTAAAAAAGTAGGAATTAAATCAGATATTTCTATAGATAAAAATTTAATTAAAAATCTCATAACACCAGAAGATGAAGGATTTAAAGATATACAAAGTTTAATTGCTATAACAAATAGCATTAAAAAATACACTATGCCCACATCAGTATTGATACCAAAAAATATAGTCTTAGGTATAGGATGTAGAAGGGGAATAGAGAAAAATAGAATATTAGATGCTATATATAAATCTATGGATAAGAATAATTTATATATGGAAAGTCTAAAAGAAATAGCAACAGTAGATGTTAAAAAAGATGAAATTGGACTTATAGAATCATCAAAGGAATTAAATATATCACTTAATATAATTACTAGAGAAGAAATTAAAAAAGTGGAACATCTATTTGAAGGCTCTAATTTTGTGAAAAAGACAATAGGAGTATCCTCTGTTTCGGAGCCTGTAGGATACATTGTGAGTAATAATGGAACATGTATAATGAAAAAAACAAAAATGGATGGTATAACAATATCTATTTGGGAGGAAAACAATGAGTAA
- a CDS encoding precorrin-2 dehydrogenase/sirohydrochlorin ferrochelatase family protein: MSYKEETSFYPVMLNLKDKNIVIIGAGKVALRKAKKLMEYGGKLSIISPKIESEFYNYKNKINIIKDKYNKKYILNSSIVIAATDDKKLNRKISIDCKDENILCNNITGKNSDFIVPSTFKRGDLTISVSTNGKSPSLSKSIIFELEKKYDEKYIEFLKLLGDIRKIVLEKCNDEKRKKEILNEIINLSLDDLKGRKKLYENKSRL, from the coding sequence ATGAGTTATAAAGAAGAAACTTCATTTTATCCAGTTATGCTAAATTTAAAAGATAAAAATATAGTAATAATAGGAGCAGGAAAGGTAGCTCTAAGAAAAGCTAAAAAGTTAATGGAATATGGGGGGAAACTAAGCATTATAAGCCCTAAAATAGAATCTGAGTTTTATAATTATAAAAATAAAATTAATATAATAAAAGATAAGTATAATAAAAAGTATATTTTAAATTCTTCAATAGTAATAGCAGCAACTGATGATAAAAAGTTAAATAGAAAAATAAGTATTGATTGTAAAGATGAAAACATATTATGTAATAATATAACAGGTAAGAATTCTGATTTCATTGTACCTTCTACTTTTAAAAGAGGAGATCTTACAATATCTGTTTCAACAAATGGAAAAAGTCCATCACTTTCAAAGAGTATAATATTTGAATTAGAAAAAAAGTATGATGAAAAGTATATAGAGTTCTTAAAATTATTAGGTGATATAAGAAAAATAGTATTAGAAAAATGTAATGATGAGAAAAGAAAAAAGGAAATATTAAATGAAATAATAAATTTGAGCTTAGATGATTTAAAGGGGAGAAAAAAATTATATGAAAATAAAAGTAGGCTCTAG
- the cobJ gene encoding precorrin-3B C(17)-methyltransferase: MSNGKIYVVGIGPGDKKHMTFRAVEAIKESDIIIGYKKYIELVNDLIDDKKIVSSQMKKEVERCEKTLEYAEDGKTVALVSSGDAGVYGMAGIMLEIVLKHKSDVEVEIVPGVSASNASAACVGAPLMHDFVTISLSDLLTDWSLIEKRLRLAAEGDFSVAIYNPKSKKRTEQIVIARDIFLKHKDKSTPVAIVRNAKREGEETILTDLENMLNFDIDMFTTVIIGNSNSYIDGGKMVTPRGYKI, translated from the coding sequence ATGAGTAATGGAAAAATATATGTAGTAGGAATAGGACCTGGAGATAAGAAACATATGACTTTTAGAGCAGTAGAAGCTATAAAAGAATCTGATATTATAATAGGGTATAAAAAATATATAGAGCTTGTAAATGATTTAATTGATGACAAGAAAATAGTATCATCTCAAATGAAAAAAGAAGTAGAGAGATGTGAAAAGACATTAGAATATGCTGAAGATGGAAAGACTGTAGCCCTTGTAAGTAGTGGTGATGCAGGTGTCTATGGTATGGCTGGTATAATGCTTGAAATAGTATTAAAGCATAAAAGTGATGTAGAAGTAGAGATAGTACCAGGAGTTTCAGCATCTAATGCATCAGCAGCTTGTGTAGGTGCTCCTCTTATGCATGACTTTGTTACAATTAGTTTAAGTGATTTACTTACAGACTGGTCACTTATAGAAAAAAGGTTACGTCTTGCAGCAGAAGGAGATTTTTCAGTAGCAATATATAATCCAAAAAGCAAAAAAAGAACAGAGCAAATTGTAATAGCAAGAGATATATTTTTAAAACATAAAGATAAATCTACACCTGTAGCCATAGTTAGAAATGCTAAAAGGGAAGGTGAAGAAACAATACTTACTGATTTAGAAAATATGTTAAATTTTGATATAGATATGTTTACAACAGTTATAATAGGAAATTCAAACTCATATATAGATGGTGGAAAAATGGTAACACCTAGAGGTTATAAAATATGA